A genomic region of Metopolophium dirhodum isolate CAU chromosome 1, ASM1992520v1, whole genome shotgun sequence contains the following coding sequences:
- the LOC132936520 gene encoding regucalcin-like, giving the protein MDSCCPKKCSPSPCQMNCSIQRVSPPLELGEGPHWNPLTQSLYFVDVHKRKINKYHPETSCYTTATIDCCDPLTFIIPVHNQPNTFLVGLGCAIGVIRWDGCSNRAEYRYLKTIDITPGNRLNDAKADASGRLWVGSMGPEMPDNPGQFYKCRGSLFTVEFDGTVTKKLSNISISNGMAWSPDNKLFYYIDTYKYAVEAYDFDLRTGNICNGRVIFDFKCKNVTGDPDGMTIDTNGNLWVACYNSDHIIKINPNTSTLMTTIEFPAYQITSVAFGGPNLDQLYVTTASYNTTDVQKSKLPYSGTLFRVIDTCSTGFDGVPVKINLCSLN; this is encoded by the exons ATGGATTCATGTTGTCCAAAGAAATGCTCACCGTCGCCATGTCAG ATGAACTGCAGCATTCAACGAGTGTCTCCACCTTTGGAACTCGGAGAAGGCCCGCACTGGAATCCGTTGACTCAGAGCTTATATTTCGTAGACGTACATAAgagaaaaattaacaaataccaTCCAGAAACTAGCTGTTATACTACCGCTACGATAG ATTGCTGCGACCCTTTGACTTTTATCATCCCAGTCCACAACCAACCTAACACTTTCTTGGTTGGCCTGGGTTGTGCAATAGGTGTAATAAGATGGGACGGATGTTCGAATAGAGCCGAGTACCGGTACTTGAAGACGATTGACATAACTCCAGGCAACCGTCTAAACGATGCAAAAGCTGACGCCTCCGGTCGTCTTTGGGTAG GGTCTATGGGACCAGAGATGCCCGACAACCCAGGTCAATTCTATAAGTGTCGGGGTTCACTGTTCACGGTGGAATTTGACGGCACTGTCACTAAAAAGTTGTCAAATATTAGTATCTCTAACGGTATGGCATGGAGTCCGGACAACAAACTGTTCTACTACATTGATACCTACAAGTACGCGGTCGAGGCTTATGATTTTGATCTAAGAACGGGAAATATCT gcAACGGAAGagtgatttttgattttaagtgCAAAAATGTAACTGGTGATCCGGATGGCATGACTATCGATACAAACGGTAACCTATGGGTAGCCTGTTACAACAGTGATCAC attataaaaattaatcccAACACAAGCACACTGATGACGACCATCGAATTTCCTGCCTATCAAATCACATCCGTTGCGTTTGGTGGCCCAAATCTAGATCAACTGTATGTGACCACAGCAAGTTACAATACAACTGATgtgcaaaaatcaaaattaccgTATTCCGGAACTCTGTTTCGAGTAATCGATACATGCTCAACCGGGTTTGACGGTGTACCagtcaaaattaatttgtgctctttaaattaa
- the LOC132935223 gene encoding LOW QUALITY PROTEIN: uncharacterized protein LOC132935223 (The sequence of the model RefSeq protein was modified relative to this genomic sequence to represent the inferred CDS: deleted 1 base in 1 codon), with the protein MVRITLLSRRNRNTMAFPARLFMLLAIAVPILAGTKELPEEFPTGHEQDSHVHAVLERIRDSCPPFGHPNNRFNVTVLGTISPEIGGCASMRPTNHDLVPSFNLWLGSPKTGGGNCDEKNMDHYTFECMAKHPFFTEEDTLEGWYVLLYDRTARWSGREDYRCALYETVNEDPPIIQMVISGNQSCKGLSKRMEQSEHAVPNGFRHIADGSIALLFTRDLPPTPMWRKKRSEEQGRGCRFPDWSQGSWTDLKVDESLIRYEPAFHDKYDVDYGQENDDGKDGDPENTGGDQYMQRSQRHAPVRISGIYHSSSHDSRSLRGRRSIPYINTAKMFRTQTSTDQYSQDSIIQKLFNDNMGIFDSFNYRLEESSVFSDPPKPLLNTNMQFPESVKSSNRFNYKDTTTMGPQNSKDLNKNSFKWKIILDQLRKIEDLGNPHDDSKKETNNEKKRCFCYTDFEVFIPKNNKDKMELFNKVNKYSSTQKNAGNLKEKSNYPFDVFERKKRDLGDQDFKEDTKHRQKINYHDRDFEPYTPGDMDIPKILNEKYTFSTKKKTTNFNKKLYPFDYVQRKKRDVKHLLNYGEEEIFNNKKKCYCYSDNEGFLTENDTFIKKVIDDLHNHLTNTTTYHEELKDKSNNPLNIFEVRKKRELDDQYDHNTEDIKHRKKKCLWSEATTTTTERYRDLQFEYPYRGEPRDPSYKPEVHFGTTQDPTYPRKRRSISVDKVIKDDEKKALKKIKVTDKSNNPLNIFEVRKKRELDDQYDHNTEDIKHRKKKCLWSEATTTTTERYRDLQFEYPYRGEPRDPSYKPEVHFGTTQDPTYPRKRRSISVDKVIKDDEKKALKKIKVTDFSSRRIRLWNIMGAIEYIKNSPVRQSNGDTKYNEYDNTRATASVRYLKYAEAHGVPYKQALLNWRNMERTYRQRIAETHYTASPGQIHPDIIMRDFDQTYDGIEYDFDPMHPEGTADDPIAYQALTLPGGYQLEPRLSRRTTFDQKQSSNSQESATAFGPIHVVDMDDRTDKGNTQNLNQRRRRSSTQQNQQQHATTTFAWRCEMAVDNDVKQLPQFENGAKFLTYGGRVVENNEMTGNDQQNEQDSKMTYSCLWLVPRGPNILEFSILGTGMPSKNQSMQTFARQLCNENHDHGKDTGVRNEKKLRLRRSSWVTETRTDDKKRVPVRCPVPPGIVFYGVVPAPPPPSTVSTNKDQITPLRLCAKLVSSADDCTAGQMGPADQMKYTVSECVEQDSSTGTSQTEVAQQTIFEASRGYTVGGSWRRNKRHSAPTNTSTIATSVVTTSTSSNIPIVPFSSHSPSTGTIDNITDHHTIGSTATISSPMTPSSMISSITEIPPYAGITTIDPTNFTTTTATASILPLSSPLQETPPERQLPSLSKLSTTTTTPSTSTASVTTTSPNHQITDYQYRQQQQWQQQHQQPNNNNNDYYYYRGRQQHYPPPPPGSTSMDNNYYSIQQQQQQQWQQQHPQAQPHWLPQQHPIATNDYSNGYQHQTMDSGGYRTGDYYYRQQQQNYHNHQHNNDRQQQTPQPPHNSSLTLQHPNGGSWNVRGDRPLYISSGGGGDNNRDAPVAWNGSTSTSSNYNGGWTTAAQQHWWYQQQQQQQQQQQQQQQQQQQQLLLLLQLQQQQQQRQQQNNRGLGGILSLPPVPLPPLHTEQGAVTISMPTPQPLHPRRQQKPPNHYYLPTLTTKTSSQPYQLRPKSESRYYQEREYQCIGQWTEPQEHFSPVAGEKPVMLTYTYLKRLSPVSKEGAQYECFVGTPIPNDEGLNPETTTTILLTEAGTDTKCSRLSDPYRSGMKLVGTKIKKEGACKGSAQPVQDTTGGSWYSLKPQSISPSIPGAENGGGAWYAAPPVPVIAAQGPTTMTPILTGRHTGGNGATFTSRHNEQNRRPQSANLPPKTNHSFRTVADKRIVILAVILFTARRFFN; encoded by the exons CTGTCTTGGAAAGAATCAGAGATTCCTGTCCACCATTTGGCCACCCGAATAACAGATTTAACGTAACGGTGTTGGGCACTATATCGCCAGAAATAGGCGGATGTGCTTCCATGAGACCAACAAACCACGATCTTGTACCATCGTTTAATTTGTGGCTGGGCAGTCCCAAAACCGGCGGCGGAAACTGCGACGAGAAAA ATATGGACCACTACACGTTTGAGTGTATGGCAAAACACCCGTTTTTCACAGAGGAAGACACACTAGAGGGCTGGTATGTATTGTTATACGACCGGACTGCCCGATGGTCCGGACGTGAAGACTACAGATGTGCT TTATACGAAACCGTTAATGAAGACCCACCAATCATCCAGATGGTGATTAGTGGAAACCAATCGTGCAAGGGTCTATCGAAGAGAATGGAACAATCTGAGCATGCAGTTCCCAACGGGTTCCGACATATCGCCGATGGATCGATAGCTCTTCTTTTTACTAGAGACTTACCACCAACGCCCATGTGGAGGAAAAAGCGGTCCGAGGAACAGGGCCGTGGATGCAG GTTTCCAGATTGGTCACAAGGGTCATGGACAGATTTAAAAGTAGATGAAAGTCTGATACGCTATGAACCTGCCTTCCATGATAAATACGACGTTGACTACGGTCAAGAAAACGACGATGGAAAAGACGGAGATCCAGAAAACACTGGTGGTGATCAATACATGCAAAGGTCGCAGCGACATGCTCCTGTTAGAATAAGCGGTATCTATCACTCAAGTTCTCATGATTCACGATCGCTTAGAGGCCGACGATCCATTCCATATATAAATACCGCTAAAATGTTTAGAACCCAGACCAGTACCGACCAATACAGCCAAGATTcgataatacaaaaattatttaacgatAACATGGGAATTTTCGATTCATTTAATTATAGACTCGAAGAAAGTAGTGTATTCTCAGACCCACCAAAACCTCTCTTAAACACTAATATGCAATTTCCAGAATCAGTGAAATCCTCTAACAGGTTTAATTATAAAGACACTACTACAATGGGTCCACAGAATTCTAAAGATTTGAAcaaaaattcatttaaatgGAAAATCATTCTTGATCAACTTCGAAAAATAGAAGACCTGGGTAACCCACATGATGATAGCAAGAAAGAAACAAACAATGAAAAAAAGAGATGTTTTTGCTATACAGATTTCGAAGTTTttataccaaaaaataataaagataaaatggaactttttaataaagtaaataaatattcatcaacACAA AAAAACGCTGGGAATTTGAAAGAGAAATCAAATTATCCATTTGATGTATTTGAACGAAAGAAAAGGGATTTGGGCGACCAAGATTTCAAGGAAGACACAAAGCATCGACAAAAGATAAATTACCATGATAGAGATTTTGAACCTTATACACCGGGTGATATGGATATaccgaaaatattaaatgagaagtatacattttcaactaaaaagaaaacaacgaattttaacaaaaaattgtatCCATTCGATTATGTACAGCGAAAAAAAAGGGATGTGAAACACTTACTTAATTATGGTGAAGaagaaattttcaataataaaaagaaatgcTATTGTTATAGCGATAATGAAGGTTTTTTAACAGAAAATGACACATTTATAAAGAAAGTAATCGACGACTTGCATAATCATCTAACAAACACTACAACATATCATGAAGAACTGAAAGATAAATCAAATAATCCATTAAACATATTTGAAGTTCGAAAGAAAAGGGAGTTGGATGACCAATATGATCATAACACGGAAGACATAAagcatcgaaaaaaaaaatgtttgtggtCAGAAGCGACAACAACGACAACGGAGCGTTACAGAGATTTACAATTTGAATACCCCTACAGGGGGGAACCAAGGGATCCATCTTACAAGCCAGAAGTACATTTTGGGACAACACAAGACCCCACTTATCCTAGAAAACGGAGGTCTATATCTGTAGACAAAGTTATAAAAGACGATGAGAAGAaagctcttaaaaaaattaaggttaCAGATAAATCAAATAATCCATTAAACATATTTGAAGTTCGAAAGAAAAGGGAGTTGGATGACCAATATGATCATAACACGGAAGACATAAagcatcgaaaaaaaaaatgtttgtggtCAGAAGCGACAACAACGACAACGGAGCGTTACAGAGATTTACAATTTGAATACCCCTACAGGGGGGAACCAAGGGATCCATCTTACAAGCCAGAAGTACATTTTGGGACAACACAAGACCCCACTTATCCTAGAAAAAGGAGGTCTATATCTGTAGACAAAGTTATAAAAGACGATGAGAAGAaagctcttaaaaaaattaaggttaCAGATTTTTCTAGTAGACGCATACGCTTGTGGAATATTATGGGGGCTAttgaatatatcaaaaatagtCCCGTGCGGCAGTCAAATGGAGAcactaaatataatgaatatgacAATACACGAGCAACAGCTTCAGTAAGGTATCTTAAATATGCTGAGGCACATGGAGTCCCGTATAAACAAGCATTATTAAATTGGCGGAATATGGAACGTACGTATCGTCAGCGGATAGCTGAAACCCATTACACTGCCTCTCCCGGCCAAATCCATCCAGATATCATTATGAGAGATTTTGATCAAACATACGATGGTATAGAATATGACTTTGACCCTATGCACCCTGAAGGTACAGCTGATGACCCGATAGCCTACCAGGCTCTTACACTTCCAGGTGGTTACCAACTAGAACCCCGACTATCGCGTCGTACTACGTTTGATCAAAAACAGTCAAGTAATTCCCAAGAATCAGCCACGGCGTTTGGTCCCATTCATGTTGTAGATATGGATGACCGTACAGACAAAGGAAATACCCAAAATTTAAATCAACGGAGGAGACGCAGCTCTACACAGCAGAATCAACAACAGCATGCAACGACAACATTTGCATGGCGTTGTGAAATGGCTGTTGACAATGACGTTAAGCAACTTCCACAGTTTGAAAATGGGGCCAAGTTCCTTACTTATGGTGGTCGTGTggttgaaaataatgaaatgacTGGCAATGATCAACA aaATGAACAAGACTCAAAAATGACTTACAGTTGCTTGTGGTTAGTGCCTAGAGGGCCaaacattttagaattttcCATATTAG GAACTGGAATGCCGTCAAAAAATCAAAGCATGCAGACCTTCGCACGGCAATTGTGCAACGAAAACCATGATCATGGTAAGGACACTGGTGTACGAAATGAGAAAAAGCTTCGCCTACGCCGGTCATCATGGGTAACCGAAACAC GAACCGATGATAAGAAACGTGTGCCTGTCAGGTGTCCCGTGCCCCCAGGTATAGTGTTTTATGGCGTGGTCCCAGCTCCACCACCACCTTCTACGGTATCCACAAACAAAGATCAGATTACACCATTGCGACTTTGTGCCAAGTTGGTATCTTCTGCAGATGACTGTACGGCCGGACAAATGGGACCAGCTGACCAAATGAAATATACTGTGTCCGAATGCGTTGAGCAAGACTCCTCAACTGGCACTTCTCAAACAGAGGTTGCTCAACAAACAATCTTTGAAg CGTCTAGAGGGTACACTGTCGGTGGAAGTTGGCGGAGGAATAAACGTCACTCAGCTCCAACAAATACGTCAACCATTGCCACATCTGTGGTAACAACATCTACATCATCTAACATACCAATTGTACCATTCAGTAGTCACAGCCCTTCAACAGGGACTATAGACAACATAACAGACCACCATACGATTGGGTCGACAGCCACCATCTCGAGTCCTATGACTCCATCCTCTATGATATCCAGCATTACTGAAATTCCACCGTATGCAGGCATCACTACTATAGACCCTACAAATTTTACTACTACCACTGCTACGGCATCAATATTGCCATTGTCTTCACCGCTGCAAGAGACTCCCCCCGAACGACAACTACCGTCACTCTCAAAATTGTCTACTACTACAACTACTCCTTCTACTTCCACCGCCTCTGTTACCACTACCTCCCCCAATCATCAAATTACCGATTATCAATATCGTCAACAGCAACAGTGGCAGCAACAACACCAACAAccgaataataacaataatgattattattattaccgaggACGGCAACAACATTATCCCCCACCACCACCTGGCAGCACCAGTAtggataataattactattctatccagcaacaacagcaacagcagtGGCAACAGCAACACCCACAGGCACAACCACATTGGTTGCCTCAACAACATCCTATTGCCACCAACGATTATAGTAATGGTTATCAACATCAAACGATGGATAGCGGTGGGTACAGGACAGGTGATTATTACTATCGCCAGCAACAGCAAAATTATCATAACCATCAACATAACAATGATCGCCAGCAACAAACACCGCAGCCACCACATAACTCATCACTTACGCTTCAACATCCAAATGGTGGTAGTTGGAATGTTCGTGGCGACCGACCGCTATACATAAGTAGTGGTGGTGGAGGGGATAACAACCGAGACGCACCAGTTGCTTGGAACGGCTCTACTAGTACTAGTAGTAATTATAATGGTGGTTGGACGACAGCAGCACAACAACATTGGTGGTaccagcaacagcagcagcagcagcaacagcaacagcaacaacaacaacaacaacaacaacaactactactactactacaactgcagcagcagcagcagcaacggCAGCAGCAAAACAACCGGGGTCTGGGTGGAATCTTGTCACTGCCACCCGTACCATTGCCGCCACTGCACACCGAACAGGGTGCCGTCACCATTTCGATGCCTACGCCACAGCCACTGCATCCGCGTCGACAACAAAAACCTCCAAATCACTACTACCTGCCAACGCTGACTACTAAAACCTCTTCTCAACCATACCAACTACGGCCTAAGTCTGAGAGTCGATATTATCAAG AAAGAGAGTACCAGTGTATTGGTCAATGGACTGAACCACAGGAACACTTCAGCCCGGTGGCTGGTGAAAAACCAGTTATGTTGACGTATACTTATTTAAAGCGTTTAAGTCCTGTCTCCAAAGAAGGGGCCCAGTATGAATGTTTCGTTGGAACGCCAATACCCAACGATGAAGGTCTAAATCCTGAAACCACTACCACAATATTGTTAACAGAAGCAGGAACAGATACTAAGTGCAGTCGCCTATCGGACCCATACCGCTCCGGCATGAAGTTAGTCGGAACCAAAATTAAGAAAGAAG GTGCTTGTAAAGGATCTGCACAACCAGTACAAGACACCACTGGTGGTTCATGGTACTCCCTTAAGCCACAGTCAATTTCTCCATCCATTCCCGGTGCTGAAAACGGAGGAGGAGCATGGTACGCTGCGCCGCCTGTTCCCGTGATCGCTGCACAAGGTCCAACCACTATGACGCCTATCCTCACAGGCAGGCACACCGGTGGTAATG GCGCTACATTTACATCACGTCACAACGAACAAAATCGTCGTCCACAGTCAGCAAATCTACCCCCTAAAACCAACCATAGCTTCCGAACCGTAGCCGACAAGAGAATCGTCATACTAGCGGTTATTCTATTTACAGCACGTCgctttttcaattaa